From a region of the Sulfuriferula plumbiphila genome:
- a CDS encoding glycosyltransferase family 4 protein — MTPNKPLTVLQILPALQGGGVERGTLEVARHLVQHGHRALVMSAGGRMVAQLEAEGAAHFTWPVGKKSLFTLCLVPRLRCFLVEHEVDILHVRSRMPGWIAYLAWRGMDPTTRPRLVTTVHGLYSVNRYSKVMLKGERIIAVSNTIRDYILRNYPDNDPSRIEVIYRGVDAAEFPYAYQPAPDWLTAWRAQYPQLIGKHILTLPGRLTRLKGHEAFIELIARLKQYGLPVHGLIVGGEDPRRRAYARELHQAVAARGLAGDITFTGHRSDMREVFAVSDMVLSLSSKPESFGRTVLEALRLDTPVVGYNHGGVGEILATAYPAGLVELGNMNALVERVTGLLEQPVVVADSGAYPLAAMLEKTMALYLAVVN, encoded by the coding sequence TTGACCCCGAACAAACCCCTGACTGTCCTGCAAATCCTCCCCGCCCTTCAGGGCGGCGGGGTGGAACGCGGCACGCTGGAAGTGGCGCGCCATCTGGTGCAGCACGGACATCGTGCGCTGGTGATGTCGGCGGGCGGGCGCATGGTGGCTCAACTGGAAGCAGAAGGCGCGGCGCATTTCACCTGGCCGGTGGGGAAGAAATCGCTGTTCACGCTGTGCCTGGTACCGCGCCTGCGGTGTTTTTTGGTGGAGCACGAGGTAGACATCCTGCATGTGCGCTCACGCATGCCGGGGTGGATAGCTTATCTGGCCTGGCGCGGCATGGACCCAACCACCCGGCCGCGACTGGTCACCACGGTGCACGGGCTGTATTCGGTCAACCGCTACAGCAAAGTGATGCTGAAAGGCGAGCGCATCATCGCCGTCTCCAACACCATCCGCGACTACATCCTGCGCAATTATCCTGATAACGATCCCAGCCGCATCGAGGTCATTTACCGGGGCGTGGACGCGGCGGAATTTCCTTACGCTTACCAGCCCGCACCAGACTGGCTGACCGCATGGCGCGCGCAGTACCCGCAGCTCATTGGCAAACATATCCTCACCCTGCCTGGCCGTCTGACCCGGCTGAAAGGCCACGAAGCTTTCATTGAACTCATCGCCCGCCTGAAACAATATGGACTGCCGGTACATGGTCTGATCGTGGGCGGCGAAGACCCCAGGCGCCGGGCCTACGCGCGCGAACTGCACCAGGCCGTGGCAGCACGGGGGCTGGCTGGCGACATCACGTTTACCGGTCATCGCAGCGACATGCGCGAAGTGTTTGCGGTGTCGGACATGGTGCTTTCACTGTCCAGCAAACCGGAGTCGTTTGGCCGCACGGTGCTGGAGGCGCTGCGTCTGGACACGCCGGTGGTCGGGTATAATCACGGCGGCGTGGGAGAGATACTCGCGACAGCCTATCCTGCCGGGCTGGTTGAACTGGGTAACATGAACGCACTGGTTGAACGTGTTACCGGATTACTGGAACAGCCGGTTGTGGTTGCGGATTCTGGCGCTTACCCTTTGGCGGCGATGCTGGAAAAAACCATGGCACTTTATCTCGCAGTTGTGAATTGA
- a CDS encoding O-antigen ligase family protein: MTSSEPAALSTPAGSFAHAVRQHGWWLIAAFVFAMPLGKGFEVPLALMTFGGIALMFKDGRAIWRHPSIRWLLLLFVCIWLPLVTALPDAVYFERAASTALAFVRFPLAGVFALYALRDEANRRKLFIAITLLLSFWVADALLQAAIGHDVFGYKSAGGRITGPFAKLTMGLIVAVLAPVYFEVIRRRAARSSGWYWLALAPYTAVILLSGSRAAWGMYAAGMVGFAVYAHFTAPRRHLGRAILIVLLCAASIGALIATYPPLQNKLRVTAGLFSGNYEKMDEATSIRLPIWHTAIKIAKDHWLNGIGARGFRYIYPQYADPDDPFMKVNPTSGPTHPHQITLEILVETGVIGLLGFVAFLVLLLRRTWQAMRAGNTYAVPLGLSVLVATLPVNAGIAFYGSILSALVWWLVASYCATLANEPENG; this comes from the coding sequence ATGACTTCCTCTGAACCTGCTGCCCTGTCCACCCCCGCCGGATCATTTGCACACGCCGTGCGCCAACACGGCTGGTGGCTGATCGCCGCTTTTGTTTTCGCCATGCCGCTTGGCAAGGGCTTTGAGGTGCCGCTGGCATTGATGACTTTCGGCGGCATTGCGCTGATGTTCAAGGATGGACGGGCCATCTGGCGGCACCCCTCGATACGCTGGTTGCTGCTGCTGTTCGTCTGCATCTGGCTGCCGCTGGTGACTGCTCTGCCGGACGCGGTGTATTTCGAGCGCGCAGCCAGCACTGCACTGGCTTTTGTGCGCTTTCCGCTGGCCGGTGTTTTTGCATTGTATGCACTGCGGGATGAGGCAAACCGCCGCAAACTGTTTATAGCCATCACCCTATTACTGAGTTTCTGGGTCGCCGATGCGCTACTCCAGGCAGCTATCGGCCATGATGTATTCGGCTATAAGTCCGCTGGTGGCCGTATCACCGGTCCGTTTGCCAAGCTCACCATGGGACTCATTGTGGCGGTACTGGCGCCAGTATATTTTGAAGTCATTCGCCGCCGCGCCGCACGCTCAAGCGGCTGGTACTGGCTGGCATTGGCACCTTACACCGCGGTGATTCTGCTGTCGGGCAGCCGCGCCGCATGGGGAATGTATGCAGCGGGGATGGTAGGGTTTGCCGTGTATGCCCATTTCACGGCACCCAGACGTCATTTAGGCCGGGCAATCCTGATTGTCTTGCTGTGTGCCGCGTCAATCGGGGCACTGATTGCTACTTACCCTCCCCTGCAAAACAAGCTGCGAGTCACAGCCGGCCTGTTCAGTGGCAATTATGAAAAAATGGACGAGGCGACCAGCATCCGCCTGCCGATCTGGCACACAGCGATCAAGATAGCCAAAGACCACTGGTTGAACGGTATCGGCGCGCGCGGGTTTCGTTACATCTATCCTCAATATGCCGATCCGGATGACCCTTTCATGAAGGTCAACCCGACCTCCGGCCCCACCCATCCGCACCAGATCACCCTGGAAATTCTGGTCGAGACCGGTGTGATCGGCCTGCTGGGCTTCGTGGCGTTCCTGGTTCTGCTGCTACGCCGCACCTGGCAGGCGATGCGCGCCGGCAATACGTACGCCGTACCGCTGGGGCTGTCGGTGCTGGTGGCGACCCTGCCGGTGAATGCGGGCATCGCATTTTA
- a CDS encoding CgeB family protein yields MKIVLVAKPWKGGLAQYVFDALQDLFSGQAQWMTTYPDSLADYLAYRLDKRKWLGERVARINATDYDIALFINHIPAFRKLRSDRKHILWLTDAPTLSVGDCVPFERIYLSDAGYAEDLLKVIDPARYQGELAFACHPKVHRPAPAADNPQGCCFIGNKDSQRDVWLNGLIASGVRPLVYGNYFLRTRLFWQHPQLFRPAFANSKMGEVYACHRVSLNIHAQVVRHGTNMRSFECAAYGIPQVVDYRDGLAQYFEPGTQMLVSHTPAQMGERVKYLLAHPDAAVSIAQRARTRALTEHTYYHRLLTILADWLSPAANTASRQLVTTLIAHQETPHDFL; encoded by the coding sequence ATGAAAATAGTGCTGGTCGCCAAACCCTGGAAAGGCGGACTTGCGCAATACGTGTTCGATGCCTTGCAAGACTTGTTCTCCGGACAGGCGCAGTGGATGACCACCTACCCCGACAGCCTTGCCGACTATCTGGCCTACCGTCTGGACAAGCGCAAATGGCTGGGCGAGCGGGTGGCGCGCATCAACGCCACTGATTATGACATCGCGCTGTTCATCAACCACATTCCTGCGTTCAGGAAATTACGCAGCGATCGCAAACACATACTCTGGCTGACCGATGCACCTACGCTTTCAGTGGGCGATTGCGTCCCTTTTGAGCGTATTTATCTCTCGGATGCGGGTTATGCGGAAGACTTGCTCAAGGTCATCGATCCGGCACGCTACCAAGGGGAACTGGCGTTTGCCTGCCACCCCAAGGTACATCGCCCTGCCCCGGCTGCGGACAATCCGCAAGGCTGCTGTTTTATTGGCAACAAGGATAGTCAGCGCGACGTCTGGCTGAACGGTCTGATTGCATCAGGCGTACGACCGCTGGTATACGGCAATTATTTCCTGCGCACACGTCTTTTCTGGCAGCACCCGCAACTGTTTCGGCCCGCGTTCGCCAACTCAAAAATGGGGGAAGTCTATGCGTGTCATCGTGTCTCGCTCAACATTCACGCCCAGGTGGTGCGGCACGGTACCAATATGCGCAGTTTCGAATGCGCAGCTTACGGCATCCCGCAGGTAGTTGATTATCGGGATGGACTCGCGCAATATTTCGAGCCAGGCACCCAGATGCTGGTCAGCCACACTCCCGCGCAAATGGGGGAACGAGTAAAATATCTGCTGGCGCATCCTGATGCCGCCGTCAGCATCGCGCAACGGGCGCGTACACGCGCCTTGACCGAACATACTTATTACCATCGCCTGCTCACGATACTTGCGGACTGGTTGTCGCCAGCCGCAAACACTGCCAGCAGGCAACTTGTTACCACGCTAATTGCCCACCAGGAAACCCCGCATGACTTCCTCTGA
- a CDS encoding toxin-antitoxin system TumE family protein, whose protein sequence is MSKQNKEILLEQERFELKSKSGGGLLRYEVWGAVEGGKTVVTRYNLAYINHAIYQGDNGRVLGFDNAHNYHHRHYMGEIEVVEFISYEAIQERFQQEWLEIVNQTRGIKP, encoded by the coding sequence ATGTCGAAACAAAACAAGGAAATCCTGCTTGAGCAGGAGCGGTTCGAACTCAAATCCAAATCGGGTGGCGGGCTATTGAGATATGAGGTCTGGGGCGCTGTCGAGGGCGGTAAGACGGTGGTGACGCGGTACAATCTGGCCTACATTAACCACGCGATTTATCAGGGCGATAATGGGCGTGTTCTCGGTTTTGACAATGCCCACAATTACCACCACCGGCATTACATGGGTGAGATTGAAGTAGTCGAATTCATCAGTTATGAAGCAATACAAGAAAGGTTCCAGCAAGAGTGGCTGGAAATTGTTAACCAGACACGAGGCATAAAACCATGA
- a CDS encoding HVO_A0114 family putative DNA-binding protein translates to MTRIVIRTDDAAAFFSRAKDAARKADQGAAFEGKLTLSFEDPQQMFTVLSEARRRLMLEVMHEPRTINELSHRLHRNRSAITKDVGLLEKMGLLVSQRQSNPGHGIQKVVRSVAPKIEMVATLG, encoded by the coding sequence ATGACCAGGATCGTGATTCGTACGGATGATGCGGCGGCTTTCTTTTCGCGCGCAAAGGATGCGGCGCGGAAAGCCGATCAGGGCGCAGCGTTTGAAGGCAAGCTAACGCTCTCGTTCGAAGACCCGCAACAGATGTTCACCGTGCTCTCGGAAGCGCGTCGCCGTTTGATGCTTGAAGTGATGCATGAGCCCAGAACGATTAATGAGCTGTCTCACCGCCTGCATCGTAACCGTTCGGCTATCACCAAAGATGTCGGGCTGCTTGAGAAGATGGGGCTGCTTGTCTCGCAACGCCAGTCCAATCCGGGGCACGGGATTCAAAAAGTGGTGCGCTCTGTCGCGCCTAAAATCGAGATGGTGGCAACACTAGGGTAA